The following are encoded in a window of Flavobacterium psychrotrophum genomic DNA:
- a CDS encoding efflux RND transporter permease subunit, protein MLKTFIERPVLSTVISILITILGILGLTSLPIEQYPEIAPPTVQVTATYTGANAETVLNSVVIPLEEEINGVEGMTYMTSSAANDGSANISVFFELGVNPDIAAVNVQNRVSRATPKLPQAVINTGITTLKSQTSSLMFLSLYSTNPEYDGTFVQNYAKINLVPRLQRVKGVGQVNVFGAKDYSMRIWIDPEKMATYALTPADIQAALNEQNVEAAPGKFGENAEGIYEYVIKYKGRLNKTKDYENIVVKSTGNGNFVHLSDVAKVELGAFNYGQKNFGMGKDGVAIGIFQTSGSNANEIIDAVNQILAEVKPTFPEGIEYVVPFDTKIFLDASIDKVIHTLIEAFILVFIVVFLFLQDVRSTLIPGIAVPVAIVGTFFFLNVFGFSINMLTLFAMILAIGIVVDDAIVVVEAVHAKLDEGEQDPKKATLSAMSEITGAIVSITLVMAAVFVPVSFLGGPSGVFYKQFAITLAVAILISAVNALTLSPALCALFLKPHNDHGEHKKKNLKDRFFTAFNAGFDSMNNKYVGSLKRLAKHRWITGFAILVFVGITYWLFTTTPSGFIPNEDRGIIMSDITMPPGTTLEKTQKAVNQLDSVLKSMPLVEARMSVVGFSLLNRVNGGSYAFTIIKLKDWSHRKEKNQSVDAIVGELFGRTAGFKDAKLLFFTPPSVNGFGTADGFEFKIQDTGDDDWATVSKVSNEFLAELGKRPEIQYAMTNFNPGFPQYQMDIDVEKAKDAGVSVTNIFNTMQGYYGGLYTTDFNRFGKQYRVMIQAEANQRADENSINKIYVRNANNQMVAISQFIDFKKIYGPEAVARFNMLKAVNVNGKSNAGYSSGDAIKAIQEVAAQHLPKSYTYEFSGMTREEIIAGSQAAGVFLLSLIFVYFLLSAQYESYIVPLAVLLSLPVGIAGAIGFVKLAGLENNIYFQVALIMLIGLLAKNAILIVEFAMQRRKHGLGLVESAIEGAQARLRPILMTSFAFIFGLMPLAFASGVGAVGNRSIGMGAVGGMFIGTIFGVFVIPILFIIFQGLQERISGKPKDDTASEKSIA, encoded by the coding sequence ATGCTAAAAACATTTATAGAAAGGCCGGTACTTAGTACCGTAATTTCGATATTAATAACCATTTTGGGTATATTGGGGCTTACATCGCTACCAATAGAGCAATACCCTGAAATTGCCCCACCTACCGTACAGGTAACGGCTACTTATACAGGTGCCAATGCTGAGACGGTGCTTAACTCTGTTGTTATTCCGCTTGAGGAAGAGATAAACGGTGTAGAGGGCATGACCTATATGACGAGTAGTGCCGCTAACGACGGTTCGGCTAACATAAGTGTATTCTTTGAACTGGGCGTTAACCCCGACATTGCTGCGGTAAACGTACAAAACAGGGTATCTCGCGCTACACCTAAGTTACCCCAGGCCGTAATCAACACAGGTATTACTACCCTTAAGAGCCAGACGAGTTCGCTTATGTTCCTTTCGCTATACTCTACAAACCCTGAGTATGACGGAACGTTTGTACAAAACTATGCCAAGATTAACCTTGTACCAAGGCTGCAAAGGGTTAAAGGTGTGGGCCAGGTAAACGTATTTGGTGCGAAAGACTACTCAATGCGTATCTGGATCGATCCTGAAAAAATGGCAACTTATGCCCTTACCCCTGCCGATATACAGGCTGCTCTTAACGAACAAAACGTAGAGGCCGCACCGGGTAAATTTGGAGAGAATGCCGAAGGTATTTATGAATATGTTATTAAATACAAAGGCCGCCTTAACAAGACCAAAGATTACGAGAACATCGTAGTAAAATCTACCGGAAACGGAAACTTTGTACACCTTAGCGATGTTGCTAAAGTAGAACTGGGCGCCTTTAACTACGGCCAGAAAAACTTTGGTATGGGTAAAGACGGTGTGGCTATTGGTATCTTCCAGACATCGGGTTCTAACGCTAACGAAATTATTGATGCCGTTAACCAAATCCTTGCAGAGGTTAAACCTACTTTTCCTGAAGGTATAGAATATGTAGTGCCATTTGACACCAAAATATTCCTGGATGCGTCTATCGATAAGGTAATCCATACACTAATAGAAGCCTTTATCCTGGTGTTTATTGTGGTATTCCTTTTCCTTCAGGATGTGCGCAGTACGCTAATTCCGGGTATTGCGGTACCTGTAGCCATTGTGGGTACGTTCTTCTTCCTTAATGTTTTTGGTTTCTCAATAAACATGCTTACGCTTTTTGCAATGATCCTTGCCATCGGTATTGTGGTCGATGATGCAATTGTGGTGGTAGAAGCCGTTCATGCCAAGCTCGATGAAGGCGAACAGGACCCTAAAAAGGCAACCCTTAGTGCCATGAGCGAAATTACCGGTGCTATCGTATCTATTACATTAGTTATGGCTGCGGTTTTTGTACCCGTATCTTTCCTTGGAGGTCCATCGGGAGTATTTTATAAGCAGTTTGCCATTACCCTTGCAGTAGCTATCCTTATATCTGCTGTAAATGCATTAACGCTTTCTCCTGCACTGTGTGCGCTTTTCCTTAAGCCACATAACGATCACGGCGAACATAAAAAGAAAAACCTCAAAGACCGTTTCTTTACCGCCTTTAATGCAGGTTTCGATTCGATGAACAATAAATATGTAGGCTCTCTTAAGCGTCTTGCCAAGCACAGATGGATAACAGGTTTTGCTATCCTTGTGTTTGTGGGTATTACGTACTGGCTGTTTACCACTACCCCATCAGGCTTTATTCCTAACGAAGACCGTGGTATCATCATGAGTGATATTACCATGCCTCCGGGAACTACACTTGAAAAAACTCAAAAGGCCGTGAACCAGCTGGACTCGGTACTTAAAAGTATGCCGCTTGTAGAAGCGCGTATGAGCGTTGTGGGCTTTAGCCTCCTTAACCGTGTAAATGGTGGTAGTTATGCCTTTACTATTATCAAACTGAAAGACTGGAGCCACCGTAAAGAAAAAAACCAGAGTGTAGATGCCATTGTAGGCGAACTCTTTGGCCGTACCGCAGGTTTTAAAGACGCTAAGCTGCTGTTCTTTACGCCGCCTAGTGTTAACGGTTTTGGTACTGCCGATGGTTTTGAATTTAAAATTCAGGATACCGGCGATGACGACTGGGCAACGGTAAGTAAGGTAAGTAACGAGTTCCTTGCAGAACTTGGCAAACGCCCTGAAATACAATATGCCATGACTAACTTTAACCCGGGCTTCCCGCAATACCAAATGGATATTGATGTAGAGAAGGCTAAAGATGCAGGCGTATCTGTTACCAATATCTTTAACACCATGCAGGGTTACTACGGTGGTTTGTACACTACTGACTTTAACCGTTTTGGTAAGCAGTACCGTGTAATGATACAGGCCGAGGCCAACCAGCGTGCAGACGAAAACTCGATCAACAAGATCTATGTGCGCAATGCCAATAACCAAATGGTAGCCATAAGCCAGTTTATCGACTTTAAAAAGATATATGGTCCGGAAGCCGTAGCGCGTTTTAACATGCTTAAGGCCGTTAACGTTAACGGTAAAAGTAATGCCGGCTACAGTAGTGGTGATGCTATTAAAGCCATACAGGAAGTTGCTGCACAGCACCTGCCAAAGTCATACACATATGAATTTAGCGGTATGACGCGTGAAGAAATTATTGCGGGCAGCCAGGCCGCCGGTGTGTTCTTACTGAGCCTTATATTTGTTTACTTCCTGCTTAGTGCGCAGTACGAGAGTTATATTGTACCGCTTGCAGTACTGTTGTCTTTACCTGTGGGTATAGCAGGAGCCATTGGCTTTGTAAAACTTGCCGGGCTTGAAAACAACATTTACTTCCAGGTAGCGCTTATCATGCTTATAGGGCTACTCGCCAAGAACGCCATCCTTATCGTAGAATTTGCCATGCAAAGGCGTAAGCACGGCCTTGGCCTTGTAGAATCGGCTATTGAAGGTGCACAGGCGCGTTTAAGGCCAATCCTTATGACGTCGTTTGCCTTTATCTTTGGCCTTATGCCACTTGCCTTTGCCAGCGGTGTAGGCGCTGTGGGTAACAGGAGCATAGGTATGGGTGCCGTGGGTGGTATGTTTATAGGTACCATATTCGGGGTATTTGTTATCCCTATCCTGTTCATCATCTTCCAGGGATTACAGGAACGCATTTCGGGCAAGCCGAAAGATGACACCGCGAGCGAAAAAAGTATTGCTTAA
- a CDS encoding efflux transporter outer membrane subunit, with amino-acid sequence MKRNIYRLTTVVAVGLLLQSCFSAKTYKRPTVKAENLYRTEVIAQDSASLADVSWDKLFTDPLLQGHIKKGLQNNFDVRVALQNIVASEAYLKQGKAGYLPTFSATASVQHQALAKNSQFGAIFSGSIDTYMLTGNLSWEADIWGKIRSNKRAFNATYLQTIAANQAIKTTVISNVASMYYQLLALDEQLKLADSTLINRNESIEVIHALKDAGSVNEVAVKQTEAQKYATEIIIADLKNNIILLENSLSLLLGEAPHKIERSTFTAQQVNADIKAGYSASLLKNRPDVIAAEYAFINTFELTNVARSAFYPSLTLTPQGGLQSIDIKTWFSTNSLFATVLAGITQPIFNQRQIRTKYEAAKATQAQAYVQFEQSLVTASREVSDALATYSNETNKITIREKQVDALKKAADYSDELLTYGLVNYLEVLTAKDNALNSELSLIDNRYQRLSAIITLYRALGGGWK; translated from the coding sequence ATGAAAAGAAACATATATAGACTAACAACTGTTGTAGCCGTGGGCCTGCTTTTGCAGTCGTGCTTTTCGGCAAAAACATACAAACGCCCCACTGTAAAGGCTGAGAACCTTTACCGCACTGAGGTTATAGCCCAGGACAGTGCATCGCTGGCCGATGTATCGTGGGACAAATTATTTACAGACCCGTTATTGCAGGGCCACATTAAAAAAGGCCTGCAAAATAATTTTGATGTGCGTGTAGCACTTCAAAATATTGTAGCCTCTGAGGCTTACCTTAAACAGGGTAAGGCCGGATACCTGCCTACCTTTAGTGCCACAGCAAGCGTACAGCACCAGGCGCTGGCAAAAAACAGCCAGTTTGGCGCAATATTTAGTGGTAGTATAGATACTTATATGTTGACAGGTAATCTAAGCTGGGAAGCTGACATCTGGGGTAAGATACGCAGTAACAAGCGTGCTTTTAACGCAACATATTTGCAAACCATAGCGGCAAATCAGGCCATTAAAACAACGGTTATAAGCAATGTTGCCAGTATGTACTACCAGCTATTGGCGTTGGATGAGCAGTTAAAATTGGCAGACAGCACTCTTATAAACCGTAACGAAAGTATAGAGGTAATACACGCGCTTAAAGATGCGGGCAGTGTAAATGAGGTAGCAGTAAAACAAACCGAAGCACAAAAATATGCAACGGAAATAATTATTGCCGACCTTAAAAACAACATCATTCTTTTAGAGAACAGCCTTTCGCTATTATTGGGCGAAGCACCTCACAAAATAGAGCGCAGCACCTTTACAGCACAGCAGGTAAATGCAGATATTAAAGCAGGATATTCTGCATCGTTGCTTAAAAACAGGCCCGATGTTATTGCTGCAGAATATGCTTTTATCAATACTTTTGAACTTACTAATGTTGCCCGCAGCGCATTTTATCCGTCGCTAACCCTTACTCCTCAGGGTGGTTTACAAAGTATAGATATTAAAACATGGTTTAGCACTAACTCGCTTTTTGCTACCGTACTGGCAGGTATTACACAGCCTATTTTTAACCAAAGGCAAATACGCACTAAGTATGAGGCGGCAAAAGCTACACAGGCACAGGCCTATGTACAGTTTGAGCAGTCGCTGGTTACTGCAAGCCGCGAGGTTAGCGATGCACTGGCTACTTATAGTAACGAAACCAATAAAATAACCATAAGGGAAAAGCAGGTAGATGCGCTTAAAAAAGCCGCAGACTACAGCGACGAGTTGCTTACTTATGGGCTGGTAAACTACCTTGAGGTACTTACCGCAAAAGATAACGCGCTTAACAGCGAACTAAGCCTTATAGACAACCGTTACCAAAGACTGTCTGCAATCATTACACTTTACAGGGCCCTTGGCGGTGGCTGGAAGTAA
- a CDS encoding PA0069 family radical SAM protein has protein sequence MKKETIKGQGAVQNIHNLFLKNRYEKSIYDDDFEEEIAKTEILEVFPKSIVNPVKSPDLSMAYSMNPYQGCEHGCAYCFARPTHEYWGYSAGVDFERKIMVKKNAPELLEQFFKKRGYKPESILMSGNTDCYQPIERKLQITRKLLQVFLDYRHPVDVLTKNALVTRDIDILKQLAEKNLVTVSLSIPTVNEELRRKLEPRTSSVNTKLQAIETLSQNGIPVHVMVAPIIPGLNSMEILNTVKVITEKGASSFGYTLVRLNDTVEPIFIDWLEEHYPDRRDKVLNQIASMHGGKLGEKNVAKRKKGEGNIADMIHTTFKIARQKYFNNKGIPDLRTDLFDGTKGEQLRLF, from the coding sequence ATGAAGAAGGAAACTATTAAAGGACAGGGCGCGGTACAAAACATACACAATCTTTTTTTAAAGAACCGCTATGAAAAATCCATCTATGATGACGATTTTGAAGAAGAGATAGCAAAGACCGAAATACTCGAAGTTTTCCCTAAATCTATTGTGAACCCGGTTAAAAGTCCGGATTTAAGCATGGCATACAGCATGAATCCGTATCAGGGTTGCGAACACGGTTGTGCCTATTGCTTTGCGCGCCCCACGCATGAATACTGGGGCTATAGTGCAGGTGTAGATTTTGAACGGAAGATAATGGTCAAGAAAAACGCGCCCGAACTGCTGGAACAGTTCTTTAAAAAGCGTGGTTATAAACCGGAATCAATACTCATGTCTGGCAATACCGATTGCTACCAGCCCATAGAGCGCAAGCTACAAATTACCCGCAAACTGCTACAGGTATTTTTAGACTACAGGCATCCGGTTGATGTCCTGACCAAAAATGCGCTTGTAACCCGAGATATCGACATACTTAAACAACTGGCCGAAAAGAATCTTGTTACGGTTTCGCTAAGCATCCCTACAGTAAATGAAGAACTGCGCCGCAAGCTGGAACCCCGCACCTCATCAGTAAACACTAAGCTGCAAGCCATAGAAACCCTGAGCCAAAACGGCATTCCGGTACATGTAATGGTAGCACCCATAATTCCGGGGCTAAACAGTATGGAAATACTAAATACCGTTAAGGTAATTACCGAGAAAGGTGCATCAAGCTTTGGCTATACCCTTGTGCGGCTAAATGATACGGTAGAGCCCATATTTATAGACTGGCTGGAGGAGCATTACCCGGACAGGCGTGATAAAGTGTTGAACCAGATAGCCAGTATGCACGGCGGTAAACTGGGCGAGAAAAACGTTGCAAAGCGTAAAAAAGGCGAAGGCAATATTGCCGATATGATACATACCACTTTTAAAATAGCCCGCCAGAAATATTTTAACAACAAAGGAATTCCTGATTTAAGGACCGATTTGTTTGACGGTACTAAGGGTGAGCAATTGAGGCTTTTTTAA
- a CDS encoding TfoX/Sxy family protein, whose protein sequence is MPYNENTIQRIREILQQKGADFYEKAMFGGICFMVDDKMLCACKIEKATGEDRLMCRLSPEDAEEAVKQDDVSPMDFTGKSMKGYVYVEAGAFATTKQLNYWLQLCLEFNPLAKASKRK, encoded by the coding sequence ATGCCTTACAACGAAAACACCATACAGCGCATTCGCGAAATACTCCAGCAAAAAGGGGCTGACTTTTATGAGAAAGCCATGTTTGGCGGCATATGCTTTATGGTAGATGATAAAATGCTATGTGCCTGCAAGATCGAAAAAGCTACAGGAGAAGACCGCCTTATGTGCCGCCTTAGCCCTGAAGATGCTGAAGAAGCTGTAAAACAGGATGATGTAAGCCCTATGGACTTTACCGGAAAATCTATGAAAGGGTATGTGTATGTAGAGGCTGGCGCCTTCGCTACTACAAAACAACTTAACTACTGGCTGCAGCTATGCCTTGAATTTAACCCGCTTGCTAAAGCGAGTAAGAGGAAATAA
- a CDS encoding superoxide dismutase has product MAFELPKLPYAYDALEPHIDAKTMEIHHTKHHNAYTTNLNAAIAGTDLEGKTIENILINLDKKNAALRNNGGGYYNHNLFWTVLSPKGGGEPTGELEAAIEKAFGSFEEFKAKFNKAAATQFGSGWAWLTVEKGGKLDVVGTPNQDNPLMPEVGGEGTPILGLDVWEHAYYLNYQNRRPDYIEAFWNLVNWEEVARRYANEK; this is encoded by the coding sequence ATGGCATTTGAGCTACCTAAACTTCCTTACGCATACGACGCTTTAGAACCACATATCGATGCTAAGACAATGGAAATTCACCATACTAAGCACCACAACGCATATACTACAAACCTTAATGCTGCCATAGCAGGTACAGACCTTGAAGGCAAAACGATAGAGAACATTCTTATTAACCTTGATAAAAAGAATGCTGCTCTACGTAACAATGGCGGTGGTTACTATAACCACAACCTGTTCTGGACTGTACTTTCTCCTAAAGGTGGAGGCGAGCCTACAGGCGAACTTGAGGCTGCTATCGAAAAAGCGTTTGGCTCTTTTGAAGAGTTTAAGGCTAAATTTAACAAAGCAGCTGCTACACAATTCGGTTCTGGCTGGGCATGGCTTACTGTAGAAAAAGGCGGCAAGCTTGACGTGGTAGGTACTCCTAACCAGGACAACCCACTAATGCCGGAAGTAGGTGGCGAAGGTACACCTATTCTTGGCCTTGACGTATGGGAGCATGCATACTACCTAAACTACCAAAACCGCAGGCCTGATTATATTGAGGCATTCTGGAACCTGGTAAACTGGGAAGAAGTTGCAAGGCGTTACGCCAACGAGAAATAA